The Bifidobacterium sp. WK012_4_13 genome contains the following window.
CCCTGGCGGGCAGTCGGTGAACACGACCTATTCGGCTGTGCGCATGACCCATATTCCGACCGGCATCGTCGTGAGCATGCAGGATGAGAAATCTCAGATACAGAACAGACAGGCGGCCCTGCGCGTGCTCAAATCGCGCCTGCTCTCCATGAAGCATGAACAGGAGGCCGAGGAGGCTGCCGACATGCGTCATTCGCAGGTCCGTTCCATGGATCGTTCGGAGCGAATCCGGACCTATAACTTCCCGGAAAACCGCATCGTCGACCACCGTACGAATTACAAGGCATACAACCTTGACCAGGTGCTGGATGGGGATCTGCAGGCCGTCATCGACTCTGACATGCAGACCGACGAGGCCAAGCGTCTGGCAGGTCAGCAGCAGTAGTCTGGAACGCCTTGGATAAGACTGATCACTTGAACAATACGGCTGACTTGGATACTACGGATGGTCTGAATCTTATGGAAATCTTTAGTACGGGCGAGCAGGGCGTTGAAGACCTCATTTGTCATGCGGCCGACCGTCTGCGGGCAGGCGGCATCGATTCGCCAGAGCATGACGCCATGGTTCTGCTGGCCTTTGCGAGCTCCGACGGCGCCGAGGTAAGCGTGAACGACATTCGCACTTCAAGGATCATGGGAGTCAGTCTCCGGTCCGCGCTCGCACGCTGGCATCAGCTGGACCCTGTGGTTTCTGCGCGGTGCTCAGAGCGTTGTCTGATACGCTTTTCAGCGCTGATCGAGCGAAGAATGCACCATGAACCCTTGCAATACATCGTCGGTCATGTGCATTTCAGGTTTCTGGATGTGCTTGTGGGAGAGGGCGTGTTCATACCTCGTCAGGAAACGGAGCTCGTCGTGGAGGCCGCCCTTGAGGTCTTGCGGGAGCGCAGGTCCCAACGCCACCGCGTCGTCGACCTGTGCACCGGTTCGGGAGCGATTGCTCTGAGCATGGCAACCGAGATGCCCAAATCGGACATTCACGCCGTCGAACGTTCGAAGCGGGCAATCGCATGGACCCGCCGAAACATCAAGGCATATCGCAACCGCATCGATGAAGTCGGAAGCACGCTCGAGCTCATCGAAGGAGATGCGGCGGACGCATCCACGCTGCAGGAGCTCGATGGGCAGTGCGACCTGGTCGTCAGCAACCCTCCCTATGTCCCCGAGCGTGAGATTCCCGAACAGAGCGAAGTGCGCGATTGGGAACCCGAGCTGGCGTTATACGGGGATTCGCCTGATGGCCTGGCATTCCCGAAGCGAATCATCGAGAGGGCCGCCACCCTGCTCAAGGACGGCGGGACGCTTGTCATGGAGCATGACATCTCCCAAGGCAGTGCCCTTCGCGAGTTTGCCCTGGATAGGGGATATCAGAGAGCGCGAACCGGACAGGATCTTACCCATCGCGATCGCTTCCTGGTCGCCACGCGCTGAATTCGTTTCATTCCACGGTTCCATGGGAAACCTTGCGTAGAATTCGACAATGTAGACTGAGGGTGAACCGTTCGCGGGCTTTGGTACGGATGGTTTCGGCATATGAGAGCAGAAGCAAAGCGAGATGATAGGTGCGTATGAGTGAGATTCGTTCAATCGATGACGATTCACTGGCCTTGGCCGCAGAATGCATTCACGAGGGCAGACTGATAGTCATGCCTACGGACACGGTGTATGGCATCGCATGCGACCCCTTCAACGACATAGCGATAGATGCCTTGTTCGAGGCGAAGCGCAGGTCACGTTCCAAATCCCTGCAGGTGCTGCTTGCCAGTTCCGAGGAGATTGCCAGACTCGATCTGAGCCTGCCATATCCGCTCGATGTCCTTTCGGCATCCCTGCTTCCAGGTGCGTTCTCGCCAATATGCATTGCGAGTGCGGATACGCAGCTGCAGACCATCAAGGTCGAACCGACGGTCAGAACGCAGGCAATACGCGTTCCCGATGCGGATGGCACCCGTCGCATTCTTGCTGCAACAGGGCCTCTGGCCGCTTCGAGCGCGAACGTCTCGGGTATGCAAAGCGCTCAGAATGTCCAGGAGGCGATGGAGCAGCTTGGCGACAGCGTTGCGCTGTACCTCGATGCGGGCCCGACTCCCGGTCCCGTCGCGAGCACGGTCGTCGCGGCCTCGTCAACGGGCAAGGATGGCATCGCGATACTCAGGCAAGGGGTCATCCCTGAGTCCCAGCTACGGGACATCATTCATGCCAACGCCAGTCTGCTTGGCAGTCATGCCTTCCATAGACCAGGAGCAAGCGGCTCGGCGGAAACCAGCGCATGAGAGTCTACCTTTTCATTGCCGCGATTGCGGGAGGGGTCACTTGGCTGGTGACCCCTCTTGTTCGTCACCTTGCAATACGAATCGGGGCCGTCGGCGAAGTGCGCGCACGTGACATCCATACCGTTCCGACGCCTCGCATGGGCGGTGTCGGCATGCTGATCGGGTTCGCTGTCGCGACTGCGTATGCAAGCACCTTCCCATTCATCAACGGGCTGTTCGCATCCAGCAATCAGGCGTGGTTCATTCTCTTCGGAGCGTTCCTCATCTGCATGCTGGGTGTGGCCGACGATCTGTGGGATCTCGACTGGATGCTGAAGCTGTCCGGTCAGCTGCTGATATCGGTGTTGGTCTCGTGGGGAGGAATTCAGATCATCTCCCTGCCCCTTGGCTCCCTGGTGACGGCCTCGCCGAGCCTTTCCATGGCGATCACGGCATTCCTGCTCGTCGCGTCCATCAACGCTGTCAATTTCGTGGACGGACTCGATGGCCTTGCGGCTGGAATCGTGGCGATAGGCGGCATAGCCTTTGCGATCTATTCGTATATCCTCGCCAGAACGTCGCCGAGCTATGCTTCGATGGCAACGCTTATCGATGTCATGCTCGTGGGAGTGTGCATCGGCTTCATCCTTCATAATTGGCATCCTGCGAAGCTGTTCATGGGAGATTCAGGTTCCATGCTGCTGGGCTATCTGATTACCTGCGCGTCTATCGTGATGACGGGGCGTCTCGATCCTGTCTCAGTGCACGCAAGCATATATCTGCCGGTCTTCATGCCGATACTGCTGCCGCTGCTGGTCCTGTTCCTGCCCGTGCTCGACATGTTCCTTGCAATCGTGCGGCGGCTCAGTCACGGTCAGTCGCCGACCCATCCGGATCGGATGCACCTGCATCATCGCATGATTCGCATAGGTCATTCGGTGCGTTCTGCAGTGCTGATTCTGTGGGGATGGGCCGGACTCATCTCCTTCGGTTCCATCATGATTCTCTTCTTCAAGGCCCAGTACGTAGCGATTGGATTTGTCGTAGCGGCGATCGTGCTGACGATTGCGACCTTGTATCCGTATTACCGCCGCAGAATTCCTGAGATCCGCGAGGAGAATGCCGCTCTTGCAGCGGCCCGCCGAAAGGGGAAGGCCTTCGAGGACGAACGAAGGAAGCCGAAGCAATAGAATGGCTCGAGATGCAAGTTTTTGGCACTTCGCGAAGTAGAAAGTCGGGAAAACGGCATGATGCCGTCCGCAGCTGCAACGATTTCACCGGTCTGTACTTCGGCAAGTGCCAAAAACTTGCATCTTCGTGGCTGGCATGCGAGCAGCATGGCGATGAAGGCCAGCGAAGGAACTTTTCTTTTAATGCAGTTAACCATTGCAATGACTCAGGTTTCGATATCAGCGAAGCGAATGTGTCGTCAAGGTCAGTATCCGAATATACAGTACTGTTATGGCTACATTGACTGAACAGAATTCAGAATCCCGCTATACTCCAGTTCCACCATTGTTCGAGAAGCTTGGACTTGCATATGATGATGTGCTCATCCTCCCCAACGAATCGGATGTGATACCTTCCGAGGTAGACACGACAACGCATCTCACCAAGGGAATCACGATGAAATCCCCGGTGCTGTCCGCTGCCATGGACACCGTCACCGAAGCCCAGATGGCCATCTCGATGGCCCGAAACGGTGGCATTGGGGTGCTCCACCGCAACCTGAGCATCGAGGACCAGGCAAATCAGGTCGATATCGTGAAGCGCAGCGAATCCGGCATGATCTCCGATCCTTTGACCGTCACGCCTGACGCGACGCTCACCGACCTTGACAAGCTCTGCGCCGCATACCATGTTTCCGGACTTCCGGTCGTGGACAGCGAGGATCGTCTCGTCGGCATCATCACGAATCGTGACATGCGCTTCGTGAACCCATCGGACTACGACACATTGAAGGTCCGCGATGTGATGACCAAGGAGAACCTGATCACCGGGCCCTCGAACATCACCCGTGAGGACGCTCACAAGCTGCTGGCCCAGCACAAGGTCGAGAAGCTTCCACTGCTCGATGGCGAAGGCAAGCTTGCAGGTCTGATAACCGTCAAGGACTTCGTCAAGACGGAGCAGTATCCAAACGCCACCAAGGACGAGCAGGGCAGACTGCGTGTCGCCGCCGGTGTGGGTTTCTTCGGAGATGCGTGGCAGCGTTCGACCGCCTTGGTCGATGCGGGCGTCGACGTTCTGGTCGTTGACACCGCGCACGGTCATGCAAAGCTGATGCTCGACATGATCAAGCGCATCAAAAGCGATCGCGCCTTCGATGGCGTGCAGATCATCGGCGGCAACGTCGCGACTCGAGAGGGTGCTCAGGCGCTGATTGATGCCGGAGTCGACGCCGTGAAGGTCGGCGTTGGTCCCGGTTCCATATGCACGACGCGCATCGTCGCAGGCGTCGGTGTTCCACAACTCACCGCCGTCTATGATTCCAGTCTCGCATGCAAGCCGGCAGGCATTCCTCTCGTCGCTGACGGTGGAATCCACTATTCCGGTGACATCGCCAAGGCGATCGTCGCCGGCGCAGACACGGTGATGCTCGGTGGGCTGCTCGCCGGAACGGAGGAGGCTCCTGGCGAGAAGGTGCTGCTGCACGGCAAGCAATACAAGATCTACCGCGGCATGGGTTCTCTCGGCGCGATGGCTCCGCGTGGCAAGAAGAGCTATTCGAAGGACCGCTACTTCCAGGCTGATGTGACCAGCAACGACAAGGTCGTTCCAGAAGGCGTCGAAGGCGAAGTCCCATATCGCGGCCCGCTGAACTATGTGCTCTACGAACTCGTCGGCGGCCTGCATCAGACGATGTTCTACACAGGCGCGCATGACATTGCCGAGCTGCAGAAGAAGGGCAAGTTCATTCGCATCACCGACGCAGGCCTGCGCGAATCGCATCCGCACGACATCGTGATGACGAAGGAAGCCCCGAACTACACTGGCTTCCATAACTGATTGCCAGGATTCCTCTGCCTGATCTGACGGCTGTCCCTCAGCAGGGTCGTTCCAGACAGTCGGTGGGAACGTATGTGCGGCATATGCACTGACCAGATCCCGAATGAGCGCGCTTCGCTCATTCGGGATCTCTTATATGGGGCAGCGGATGATTCGTCCCCATTCCGATATAGTCTAGAGAGTTCGGCATTCTGCGCCGACGAGGAACGAAAGGTGGAAGTTATGGGGAGCAAGGACGATACGACCTTCAGCTCAGAGGAATCGCGAATGATATGGATCGATTGCGAGATGACAGGTCTTGACATCTTCCATGACGAGCTGTGCGAGGTGTCGGTCGTTCCTACCGACTTCGACATGCATGTGCTCGATGAAGGCATCGACCTGGTCATCAAGCCGTCGGATGAGGCGCTTGCCCAGATGAACGACTTCGTCCGCCATATGCACACCTCCTCCGGTCTCATCGAGGAGATGAAGCGGGGCCTGGCCCTTGCTGACGCGCAGCGACAGATCATCGACTACGTGAAGCCATTCCTTCCCAAGAGCGGGAAGGCCCATCTTGCCGGCAATTCGGTTGGTTCGGACAAGAAGTTCCTTGATCGTTTCATGCCTGACCTCATGTCACTGCTGCATTACCGCGTGATTGACGTGAGTACGCTGAAGGAGCTCTCCCGCCGGTGGTATCCCAATGTCTATCTCAACAAGCCAGAGAAGCACGGGGGACATCGAGCACTTGCCGACATCATCGAGTCGATGGACGAACTGCGCTACTACCGCAAGATGTTCTTCGCTCCGACGCCAGGAGCGTCGGACGAAGAGGCGAAGGCAGGAGCGGCTGCAATCGAAAGCACCAGTCTGCTGCGCACATATGAGGATCAGGGGGCTCCCGTCGAAGATTCTTCGACGCCGGAAAAGCTCGATTACTGAGTCTTTTGGCATTTCGCAGAGTTTTTGAGCATTTCGCAGTCGGGATTGCAAGTTTTGGGGACTTGCCAAAGTAGACAAAGCCGATTTTTGGCGAAACGTCGTTGCATATCCGCAGCAAATCGAGCCTGCTACTTCGGCAAGTCCCCAAAACTTGCAATCCCGACGATCCAGGACGGATTTCCGCCCATGGATCCTTCCATTTGTATGATCCGAGTGAAACGATGGGGCCATGTTCCAAAAAGAAGCTTCAGCCATCCTGAATGCGGGTGCCAACGTCTTCATCACCGGCGCTCCGGGCGCTGGCAAGACCTTTGTGCTGAACGAGTTCATCAGCCGCAAGCGGGCGGAGGGCGCATCGGTGGCGGTGACCGCCTCGACCGGAATCGCATCGACGCATGTCAACGGGCAGACGATCCACTCGTGGAGCGGCGTCGGAGTTTCGAAGATAATGACGGCAGAGCTGCTGAAAAGAATCAGAAGCAGGCGTAAGCGCAAGATCGAGTCGACAGACATTCTGGTGATCGATGAGGTCTCGATGATGCATGCGTGGCTGTTCGATATGGTAGATCAGGTATGTCGGGCGCTGCGCAACAATCCGGAGCCATTCGGCGGCTTGCAGGTGGTTCTTTCGGGAGATTTCTTCCAGCTTCCACCTGTCACCCGTTCGCGACGCGACTCCGATGCGATCATGCCCGACGAACTGCTGCTCACCTCTCGTCAGGAATATGCACGTCTTGGCAAGGATTCAGACGGATTCGTGACCGAATCGCTCGTCTGGCCCGCATTGAACCCTGTGATCTGCTACCTCACGGAGCAGCACCGTCAGGACGATGGTCAGCTGCTTACTGTTTTGACGGACATACGCGACGGTTCGGTCAGCCAGCAGGACCACGATGTCCTGGCCGACAGGCTAGGCAAGACACCCGATTCCTCGCAGGTCGCGGTAAATCTGTTTCCGGTGAACCGCCAGGCGGATGCACTCAACGACATGCGTCTTGCACAGATCATGCTAGATGCGCACGAGTTCCATGCGGAATCGGCAGGGTCCGCCCAGCTTGTCGAACGGCTGAAGAAGAACATGCTCGCACCGGAGCGACTGGTGCTGAAGCAGGGCGCCAATGTCATGGCGCTCAGAAATGACCCGGACCGTCAATACGTGAATGGTTCGATCGGCACCGTCCAAGGCTTTGCCAAGGAAAACAAGGGTGGCTGGCCGGTCGTGGAATTCGAGAACGGCAACACGGTCACGATGAGGCCAGCGTCGTGGGAGATGATGGATGGAGAGACCGTGCTCGCCTCGGTCAGCCAGGTCCCGCTTCGATGCGCCTGGGCCATCACGATTCACAAGTCCCAGGGGATGACGCTCGACAGGGCCGTGATGGATCTGCGAAGGACATTCGCGCCGGGCATGGGATATGTCGCCCTTTCGAGGGTCGAAGCCCTTGACGGGCTGTATCTGCGTGGCATCAGCGAGCATGCATTCCTGGTATCGCCCGAGGCGGTGGCGCTCGATTCGGTGCTGCGCCAGGATTCGAAGGCGGCATCGGCGAAGCTGTCGGACGAGGGTGCTCGCTCGTTCGCCATCGAACCGGCGATTGACGAGTTCGATGATGCCCTGTCCGAGGAATCGGCAGATGGCTTCTCACAGAATGCGCTGTTCTAGGCTCCGGCCATGGGCGTGACGGACCGGCTATGTCCCTCAATGTGAATAATCTTGTGGTTCATGAGTTCTCAAGCGCTTCGCATGTCATCACTGTTCCTTCGCACACTGCGTGAAGACCCCGCGGATGCCGATGTTGATTCGGCAAAACTTCTGGTCCGTGCAGGCTACATTCGCAAGACGTCTCCCGGAATATATGCCTGGCTTCCGCTTGGATTGCGTGTGCTTGGCAAGGTCGAGGCCATCGTTCGTGAGGAAATGGGCTCTATCGGTGCGCAGGAGGTGCATCTTCCCGCACTGCTGCCCAAGGCTCCATATGAGGCGACGCATCGATGGGAGGAGTATGGCGACAATATCTTCAGGCTGAAGGATCGCCATGAGGCGGACTACCTCCTTGCTCCCACCCACGAGGAAATGTTCACGCTGCTGGTGAAGGACATGTATTCCTCATACAAGGATCTTCCCGTGAACCTCTATCAGATTCAGACCAAGTATCGCGACGAGTTCCGTCCGCGTGCGGGACTGATCCGAGGCCGTGAATTCATCATGAAGGACGGATATTCCTTCACCATCGATGAGGAAGGTCTGAAGACCTGCTACAAGGATGAGCGCGATGCCTATCAGCGAGTCTTCGATCGGCTCGGTGTGAAGTATGTCATCGTGCATGCCGTATCCGGCCCCATGGGAGGTTCGCAGTCCGAGGAGTTCCTGGCTCCGCTGGCGATTGGCGAAGACACCTTCGCCCAGGCCCCGTCAGGCAAGGCTTGGAATGTGGAGGCACTGACCACACCCGAAGTCGATGATATCGATTGTTCCGCGACTCCCGAAATGGAGGCGCTTTCAACACCGGATTCCTCGACGATCGAGTCCCTGGTAAGTCAGGCGAACGCGCTTCATCCTCGTGAGGATGGCCGTGCGTGGACCGCTGCGGATACGCTGAAGAATCTGCTCATTGCCGTCAAGCATGCCGAGGACAAGGACCATGACCGGCCATGGCGTGAATTGGTCGCGATCGGCGTGCCGGGAGACCGTCAGGTCGACATGAAGCGGCTCGAAGCACAGTTCGCACCAGCGGAGATCGAAGAGGCCACCGCCGACGATCTCAGGAGCCATCCCGAACTGGTGAAGGGATACATCGGTCCGAGGTCACTTGGCCCTCAGACGGAGCGGGAAGGGGCCGAGGATCCGATCACCTATCTTCTCGACCGCCATGTCGCCCGTGGCTCCGCGTGGATCACCGGTGCGGATGTCGAGGGAACCCATGTGTTCAACGCGGTATATGGCCGTGACTTCGAGGCGAACGGAAGGGTCGAGGCCGTCGAGGTCCGCCACGGCGACATGAGCCCGGATGGTTCCGGTCCTTTGAGCTTCGAGCGTGGAGTCGAGATTGGACAGGTCTTCCAGCTTGGGCTGAAGTACTCGAATGCATTGGACCTGAAGGTACTGAATGAGAATGGCAAGGCGGTTCCCGTATGGATGGGCTGCTACGGCATCGGCGTGTCACGTGTGCTTGCATGCATTGCGGAAAGTCACCACGACGACCGCGGTCTGGCCTGGCCCGTTGCGGTTGCTCCTGCTCAGGTCCATGTGCTGGCCACAGGCAAGGACCCGAAGGTGTTCGAGGCAGCGGAGAAGCTTGTCGGCGAGCTCGAACGTCAAGGGGTCGAGGTGATCTTTGATGACCGTCCGAAGGTCTCTCCTGGCGTGAAGTTCAAGGACAGCGAATTGCTCGGCGTCCCTGTCGTCGCCATCGCTGGAAGGGATACTGCCAGCAATGGAACGATTGAGATCCGCGACCGTGACGGTTCGAACTCGCAGTCGGTTCCTGCCGCCGATGCCGCGAAGGCGATCGCCGACCGCGTGGCGACTCTGGTCTGATCGCAGGGCGGCTTCTAGCTCGCAATTCGTGCATTCGCCGATCTTTCAAGATGCGTTCAGCGCATTTCGATGGTGACAAATGTGGTCGAATATGGTGTGGATCCCTCAGTATCTTGGGATTTCGCCATATTCGACCACATTTCCGTCTCTGCTGTATTCCCTGTTTCGGGATTGACATAGTGGTCATACCGCGGTTCGAGAAACCACGGCGGCAATAGATCGGGCCACAGAGCCCAGGCAACTTTGAGGAAGGAATCATTATGGCGTCGCAACAGGGAACGATCACGATCACTGGATTCGTTGCTACGGAACCATTGAGACTTGGACGGGAGGAAAGCAATCCCGTCTGCACCTTTCGCATGGCTTCGACTCGGGGATATTTCCATGTGAGAAGAAATCAGTGGGAAGAACGTGCCACCACATGGATGACGGTGAAAGCGTATAAGTCGCTCGCGGCGAATGTGCTCGATTCCATTCACAAAGGCCAGCCAGTCATGGTGAACGGTGTGCTCGAAACAGAGGAATGGACCGACAGACATGGCGACCATCAGTCTGCCGTGATCATCGAGGCTTCTTGCATCGGGCACCATCTTGGATTGGGAGTGAGCTCATTCACCCGCAGAAAATCGCGTGTCGCCCTACCCGATGATCACCATGATGAGCCGCACACTGCAGATGCACAGAAAGTCGCTCGCACGCTGACACGCCAGAGCGCGCCATACAGTGCATCGCCCAAAACCGAGTACCATCCCTTTGCCACGCAGCAGCCCACGATTCCTCCTGCCGCAGCACAGAAAACTCTCCAACCCGCATAGGTCACACCGAAAGCCTCTTCTAACCAGATGGCTGAGAAGCGCACGCAACATTGCATGATGAATCAGCCAGGCAGATTGCTCAAAAGATCGCCAGAAAAGTAGTCGTGGATGCCTGTTCTGCGTTATCTCAGAACAGGCATCCACGACTACTTAAACAGCAAGGCTTGCGCAAGGTTGAACAAAAGGAGGAAGAGCATGCAACGCGCGCTTCCTCAGCTGATCACCAAATGCGTACGCGGCTTTCTGGCTCGATCCACATGCCATCCCCACTCTTCACATCGAATGCCTTGTAGAACAGATCGACGTTGCTCACGATGCCGTTCGTGCGGAATTCCGCGGGGGAGTGCGGGTCTATCTGCAGGTATTGCTCTGCGAGTTCGTCGCGCATCTTTGTGCGCCATATGGTCGCGTATGAGAGGAAGAAGCGTTGCAATCCGGTGAAGCCGTCGATCTCTGGAGCGCGATCAAGGGCATCTTGTATACCCTCAGGGCTTGCGTCACGTGGCTTGCCGTCCTTCTCGTCCAAGGCGAACGCATATGCCTTGAGTGAGATGTTGACACCACCGAGGTCGCCGATGTTCTCGCCGATGGTAAGCGCACCGTTGACATGCGGGGCCTTGTCTGGCGTTTCGGCGTATTTGTCTGCAAGCTGCTGGGGGACGAAGGCATTGTATTCCTCGATGAGCGCCTTGGTGCGCTTCTCGAAGTTGCTGCGATCGCTGGCAGTCCACCAGTCATGAAGCTGACCGTCGCCGTCGTACTTGCTGCCCTGGTCATCGAAGCCATGTCCGATCTCGTGTCCGATGACCGCTCCGATGCCGCCGTAGTTGGCAGCGTCGTCCGCGTCTGGATCGAAGAATGGTGGCTGCAGGATTGCGGCTGGGAAGACAATGACATTGAGAGTCGGCTCATAATACGCATTCACGGTCTGAGGATTCATCAGCCATTCATCCTTGTCGACCGGCATTCCGGCCTTGGAGATCTGGTATCCGGTCTCATAGGCGTTGGCGATGCGGAGATTGGCGATCAGACTGCGGTCGGCAGCGACCTTAAGCGCCGTGTAGTCGCGCCAATGGTTGGTGAAGCCGATCTTTGGCGAGAATTTCGCCATCTTGTCGAGCGCCTTCTTCTTGGTGTCCTCGCCAAGCCACGAGCTTGCAGAAATGGAGGATTCGTAAGCCTTGATCAGATTGCCGACGAGCTTTTCCATCTGCTCCTTGCTGCTTTGGGGGAAGTGACGGCGCACATACTCGCGCCCGGCCTCCTCGCCGCAGGTGGAGTTGACGAGAGCCACGCCGCGCTTCCAGCGGTCACGCATCTGCGTCGTTCCGGAAAGCGTCCTGCCATAGAAATCGAACTTGGCCTGTTCGAATTCGTGGCTCATGAAGGTGACCCATGAGATCAGCGTGTGCACGCGTGCCCATAGCTTGAGGTCCTTCAGATCCGAACGATCCCAAAGGTCGTTGAGTCCGGTGAGGAAGCTTGGCTCATGGACTATCGAGTGCGCAAGTGCAAGCTTCATGTCGACGGGCTGGTCTGCGGAGGTCAGGGTGGCATTGTATGCGAACTGCCATGCTGATACCCAGGCGTCGATGTCGAATGAGTCAAGAGCGGAGCAAAGCTCATCGTATGTCGTTGGGTTGTAGGTCTTGTCTTCGTCGCGGGTTTCGACGTTGTCCCAATGATGCGCCGCAAGATGCGTCTCGAATGCCAGAAACTCCTGTGCACGCTCCTGCGCATCGCTCATCGGTGACTCATTCGAGGCGAGGTGGAGCAACTTGGCGACCATGTCGGCATATGAATCTCGAATGACGGCGTAGCGCTCCTCTCGATAATATGCCTCATCGGGAAGTCCGAGACCACCCTGGGCGATGTGGATGATGTTGCGTCCCGCGTCTCCCGGGTCTCCGTAGACACCTAGATCAAGCAGGTCGGGTCCGCCGGTCGGATTGAGCGAACCCAGCACCTTGGTGAGTGCTGACTTGTCCTCGGCGTCATCGATGACACTCAGGTCCGACATGATTGGCTGGATGCCTGCCTGCTCTATCGCGTCGGTGTCCAGGAAGCTGTTGTAGAGCACGGTCGATTTGGGTGCGGGATGGGAAGCGTCCTCGAGAATGTCGCGAATCTGGTTTTCCGCGTTTTCGGCGAGCACTGCGAAGGAACCGTAAGCCGGCCGATCGGGAGGAAGCGTATACGTGTCGACCCAGGGTCCGTTAACGAAGCGAAAGAGATCTTGAGTCGGCCTAACTACTGAGGAGAATGATGTCGGGTCAATGCCTGACTGTAAATCGTTTGTCATATTCAAAAGCGTAGCCACGCAAGGTGACAACATAATGTCTGTGACAAAAGAGAAGAAGGCGCTTCCTCCGGCTGATTCCGCTGTGTGAGGCATTGCCATCCAGTCGTTGGAGCATATGCCGGGCGCATATGCTGGGCGCATATGCCAGGTCCACGCGCAGGCGATTAGGATGGTCAAGGGGAGAGGTAAGATACTTACCATCCAACTATTGAGAAAGATTATCAAGTGATAGAGCTGAAGACACCAGATGAGATCAAGGCCATGCGACCTGCTGGAAAGTTCGTGGGCGACATTCTCAAGAACCTGCGTGAGACAACGCACCCCGGAACGAATCTACTGGAAATCGACGATTATGTCCGTCGCCGCATCGAAGAGCGAAAGGGCGCCGTTTCATGCTACGTGGACTACGCACCGGACTTCGGCACCGGACCCTTTGCACATTACATCTGTGCGTCGGTCAACGATGCAGTTCTGCACGGCGTCCCCTATGATTACACCCTGAAGAATGGAGATCTGCTCTCCCTCGATCTCGCAATCACGGTCGATGGCTGGGTCGGCGACTCGGCCATCAGCTTCGTCGTCGGTGAGCGCGAGGATCCCGAGGACCTGAGACTTATCAAGACCACCGTCGATGCCCTCAGGGCAGGCATCTCCCAGGCCGTGCCGGGGAACCGCCTGGGAGATGTGTCGGCAGCCATAGGCGATGTCGCCCATGAGCAGGGATATACCGTCAATCTTGAATTCGGCGGTCATGGCGTGGGACACATCATGCATGGCGATCCTCATGTCGCCAACGATGGCAAGGCCCACCACGGCTACAAGCTCCGTTTGGGACTGGTGATTGCCATCGAGCCTTGGTTCCTCAGGACAACCGATGAGATCGTTCAGGATCAGCGCGATGGATGGACGCTTCGTTCCGCGGATGGTTCGAGAGGCGCCCACACCGAGCACACGATCGCGATAACCGATGACGGCCCCATCATTCTCACCCGCCGTGACGAGGAAGATGCCGCAATACCGGACAATGCAAGGTGACGCCGCAAGGTGACAATGCCATCTG
Protein-coding sequences here:
- the map gene encoding type I methionyl aminopeptidase; protein product: MIELKTPDEIKAMRPAGKFVGDILKNLRETTHPGTNLLEIDDYVRRRIEERKGAVSCYVDYAPDFGTGPFAHYICASVNDAVLHGVPYDYTLKNGDLLSLDLAITVDGWVGDSAISFVVGEREDPEDLRLIKTTVDALRAGISQAVPGNRLGDVSAAIGDVAHEQGYTVNLEFGGHGVGHIMHGDPHVANDGKAHHGYKLRLGLVIAIEPWFLRTTDEIVQDQRDGWTLRSADGSRGAHTEHTIAITDDGPIILTRRDEEDAAIPDNAR